In one Silene latifolia isolate original U9 population chromosome 10, ASM4854445v1, whole genome shotgun sequence genomic region, the following are encoded:
- the LOC141607198 gene encoding anthranilate N-benzoyltransferase protein 1-like — MSMINIKQSIMVKPSKETPLKILNLSKLDMIVRAPKTHTNIFYIYERPSQSTPNFDVEILKNALSEILVPFYPLAGRLTMNLNKDRYVIDCNSKGALFVEAETKYRLDEFNNFEPSAKMTELMIPKCDYNRELSAIPLLMVQVTWFKCGGLGLGFAPHHHVADGAAHIDFFAKLMRLAGGSSLTVPPVHDRVYVAPREPGCIKSQHLHEFDPIVPSLPPHGRELSTSGNQNNNTTQSLFKFSKQQILALKQSILSQATKNNQTITTYAAVAGQIWRSTCKARALAYDEEVKLYIPVDGRSRLKNPTVPKGYFGNVLFFTVCVAKAGDIMHKPLWHTASKIHEAIQKMDDDYLRSSIDYLELKNGLPDPLMGAHKMLYPNLLINSWVRLPYYEAEFGWGPPKAVGNCEIKLEGLSFLTSGSNKDEGLTLAINLFSDHMSRFKKYLYNFTSINSKL, encoded by the exons ATGAGTATGATCAATATAAAACAATCTATTATGGTTAAACCTTCTAAAGAAACACCTCTCAAAATCCTAAATCTCTCAAAACTAGACATGATTGTCCGAGCTCCAAAAACTCATACAAATATATTCTACATTTATGAACGACCTTCTCAATCAACACCAAATTTCGACGTCGAAATTCTAAAAAATGCCCTTAGTGAAATTCTAGTACCTTTTTACCCTTTGGCGGGTAGACTAACAATGAATTTGAATAAAGATCGGTATGTGATCGATTGTAATTCAAAAGGCGCATTATTTGTCGAGGCAGAAACAAAATATAGGCTCGACGAGTTTAATAATTTTGAACCGAGTGCTAAAATGACTGAGTTAATGATCCCTAAGTGTGACTATAATAGGGAATTATCCGCGATACCTTTGCTTATGGTTCAAGTTACTTGGTTCAAATGTGGTGGGTTAGGACTCGGGTTTGCACCACATCACCATGTAGCCGATGGAGCTGCGCATATCGATTTCTTTGCCAAGTTGATGAGGTTAGCCGGTGGTTCGAGCCTTACGGTTCCTCCGGTCCATGATAGGGTCTATGTTGCACCCCGTGAACCGGGTTGTATCAAGTCTCAGCACTTACATGAGTTTGACCCAATTGTCCCGTCTCTACCGCCACATGGACGTGAATTGTCAACGTCAG GTAATCAAAATAATAATACAACGCAGTCACTCTTCAAATTCTCCAAGCAACAAATATTGGCCTTAAAACAATCAATATTATCCCAAGCAACCAAGAACAACCAAACCATAACCACATACGCGGCGGTAGCGGGCCAAATATGGCGCAGCACGTGCAAGGCACGTGCACTAGCGTACGACGAAGAGGTCAAGCTCTATATACCGGTGGATGGACGGTCAAGACTGAAAAATCCAACTGTACCTAAAGGGTATTTTGGTAATGTGCTATTTTTTACGGTATGTGTTGCCAAAGCGGGTGATATTATGCACAAACCGCTTTGGCACACTGCTAGTAAAATTCACGAGGCTATTCAAAAAATGGACGACGACTACTTACGATCATCAATTGATTATTTGGAATTAAAAAACGGGTTACCAGACCCGTTAATGGGTGCTCATAAAATGTTGTACCCGAACCTTTTGATTAATTCTTGGGTCAGGTTACCGTATTATGAAGCGGAATTTGGGTGGGGCCCTCCTAAGGCTGTTGGTAATTGCGAGATCAAGTTAGAAGGACTTTCGTTTTTGACGAGTGGTTCGAACAAGGACGAGGGTTTAACTTTGGCCATTAATTTGTTCTCGGATCATATGTCTCGATTTAAGAAATATTTGTACAATTTCACGTCTATAAATAGTAAGTTGTAG